A stretch of DNA from Rickettsiales bacterium:
AATATCTTCAATCATTTTTTGAGCTTTTTTACCTTTTTCCAGGCCTAATGAAGAGATGGTTACATTGCCATTATCATCTATATCAACTTTAGCCTTGCTTTCTTCACAAATTCCTTTGATAACTTTCCCACCTGGGCCAATTAACTCACGAATTTTATCCTTGCTAACTTTCATAGTAATAATAGAAGGAGCATGTTCATTTAAAGTTGTTCTAGGGGTATCCATAGTTTCTTGCATTTTACCCAAGATATGCATTCTTCCTTCTTTTGCTTGACTTAAGGCAACTTGCATAATTTCTGAACTAATACCTTTAACTTTGATGTCCATCTGTAGAGCTGTAATACCATCTTTTGTACCAGCAACTTTGAAGTCCATATCACCTAAATGATCTTCATCACCAAGAATATCAGAAAGAACCACATATTTGTCTTTTTCTAGAATCAATCCCATAGCAATACCCGCTACTGGTGATTTAATTGGAACTCCAGCATCCATAAGTGATAAGATACCACCACATACTGTTGCCATTGAAGAAGATCCGTTTGATTCAGTAACTTCAGAGACCACTCTTAAAGTATATGGGAATTCTTCCTTGCTCGGTAATACTTGGTGGATGGCTCTCCATGCAAGTTTACCATGACCAATTTCACGTCTTCCAGGCCCTCTAGAAGGTGTTGCTTCACCAACAGAATAGGCAGGAAAATTATAATGGAGCATGAATCTTTCTTTTGAGTCACCTTCAAGACCATCTATCATTTGTTCATCAGTTCCAGATCCTAAAGTTGCTCCAGCTATTACTTGTGTTTCACCACGAGTGAAAAGAGCAGAGCCATGTACACGAGGTAAGAAAGACACTTCACAATTAATTGCACGAACATCTGCAACACCTCGTCCATCAATGCGTGTTCCTTCCTCAACAATTTGGCGACGAACAATATGTTGTTGTAATTGCTTGAAAGCCACGCTTATTTGTGGTTCTTCTGCTCCTAAATCTTCTAATTCAGCTTCTGTATGTTTTTTAGCAGCATCAATTTTAATATATCTAGATTGTTTATCAGTTTCTTTGTAGGCTTCGCGTAGGAGAGCCTCAGCAGCTTTGTTAACTTCTTTTTCTACTTTTGAATTGTCTATAGCAAGAACTTCTGTTTTTTCAACTCCTGCTTCATCAGCCAATTCGTTAATCATGCTGATAACAGGTTGCATTTTCTGATGACCAAAATTTACAGCGCCTAGCATAATTTCTTCAGAGAGCATTTTTGCTTCAGATTCAACCATAAGAACTGAATCTTCAGTTCCAGCTACTACTAGATCTAAATCTCCTTCGGAAAGTATTTTGCCAATTTTTGGATTTAAAACATATTCACCATTTTGGTATCCAACTTTAGCTGCAGCCACAGGCCCTTGGAAAGGAATACGTGAAATTGCTAAAGCTGCAGATGTACCAATTATTGATAGTATATCTGCATCATGCTCATTATCAAATGAGATTACTGTACAAATCACTTGAGTTTCGTGATAATAATTATCAGGGAATAAAGGTCTAATTGGACGATCAATTAAACGAGCAACTAGAGTTTCTTTTTCAGTTGCTCTGCCTTCTCTTTTAAAGAATCCACCTGGAATTCTTCCAGCTGCAAAATACATTTCTTTATAATTTACTGTTAGGGGAAGGAAATCAATACCTTCTTTTTTCTTTTTATCAGATACAACTGTACATAAAACTACGGTTTCACCGTAAGTTACCATAACTGCACCATCAGCTTGTCTGGCCACTTTGCCAGTTTCTATTTTTAATTTACTGCCAGCCCATTCAATTTCTTTGCTGATTATTTTAAACATAAATTTCTAATTTCCTATAAATTTGATTATTTTGGGGGTAGGTAATTGAAGTGACCATTGGCCACTTCAATTATATTTTAATTACTTACGTAGTCCCAATTTTGCGATCAAAGCTTTATAACTTTCCATATTTTTACCGCGTAGGTAAGAAAGTAAACGATTTCTTCTGCTTACTAAAATAAGCAAACCACGTCTTGTGCTGAAGTCTTTTTTGTTTTCTTTCATATGTTCAGTTAAGGTATTGATTCTTTTTGTTAGAATTGCAATTTGCACTTCAGATGAGCCTGTGTCTCCATCATGTATTGCATATTCTTTAATCAATTGTTGCTTTTCTTCGTTAGTTATCGACATCTATTTAGTCTCCATAATTTAAAGAGTTTTTTAGTCAAGCGAACCCACATGGTTTGCTTATAGCTATATATTGTTTTCCCATAGCCAGGATGTCGCCCAGCCAGAGCATTAGAAAATAAAAATATTTTCGATTCGCCATTATGTACTATTTTTAGCTAAATTGCCAGTATTTTATTTTAATGCTTTTATTCCTGGAAGAGTTTTTCCTTCTAGCCATTCCAGGAATGCTCCTCCGGCTGTTGAGATATAGGTGAACTTATCAAGTAATTGATTTTGACTTAGAGCGGCAACAATATCACCACCACCGGCTACACTAATTAAACCACCCGATTGAGTTAGCTTAACAATTTCTTTTGCTATTGTAGAAGTTCCAAGAGAGAAAGGGGGATATTCAAAAACTCCTAAAGGTCCATTCATAACAACGGTTTTGCATTGCTTTATAACTTCAATTATTTGCTTTGCACTATTAGGGCCAATGTCTAAAATCATCTGATCTGCAGGAATATATTTAATATCTACGGTAGAGGTTTCAGATTCATTGCTAATTTCTTTAGCGGTTACCACATCTTGAGGTAAAATAATCTTGCATGAAGTTGCTTTA
This window harbors:
- the pnp gene encoding polyribonucleotide nucleotidyltransferase, with the protein product MFKIISKEIEWAGSKLKIETGKVARQADGAVMVTYGETVVLCTVVSDKKKKEGIDFLPLTVNYKEMYFAAGRIPGGFFKREGRATEKETLVARLIDRPIRPLFPDNYYHETQVICTVISFDNEHDADILSIIGTSAALAISRIPFQGPVAAAKVGYQNGEYVLNPKIGKILSEGDLDLVVAGTEDSVLMVESEAKMLSEEIMLGAVNFGHQKMQPVISMINELADEAGVEKTEVLAIDNSKVEKEVNKAAEALLREAYKETDKQSRYIKIDAAKKHTEAELEDLGAEEPQISVAFKQLQQHIVRRQIVEEGTRIDGRGVADVRAINCEVSFLPRVHGSALFTRGETQVIAGATLGSGTDEQMIDGLEGDSKERFMLHYNFPAYSVGEATPSRGPGRREIGHGKLAWRAIHQVLPSKEEFPYTLRVVSEVTESNGSSSMATVCGGILSLMDAGVPIKSPVAGIAMGLILEKDKYVVLSDILGDEDHLGDMDFKVAGTKDGITALQMDIKVKGISSEIMQVALSQAKEGRMHILGKMQETMDTPRTTLNEHAPSIITMKVSKDKIRELIGPGGKVIKGICEESKAKVDIDDNGNVTISSLGLEKGKKAQKMIEDI
- the rpsO gene encoding 30S ribosomal protein S15, translating into MSITNEEKQQLIKEYAIHDGDTGSSEVQIAILTKRINTLTEHMKENKKDFSTRRGLLILVSRRNRLLSYLRGKNMESYKALIAKLGLRK